Below is a genomic region from Raphanus sativus cultivar WK10039 chromosome 4, ASM80110v3, whole genome shotgun sequence.
TGTAGCTTGGCTCGGTGGTTTATATTTTCGGTGGTGTTGTGTAGGAAATGGGTGCTGCCAAAATGGCTCAGAGCAAACTTCAAGACAACCTGAAGAAGCTACAGGTACTCACTCAACTAAATGTGCATAAACTTGGATTGTTTTTCAGAGACTTAATATCTGTTTTGTAATCTGTGCAGGGAATCAGCATGAAGACGACAGAGATGGAAGATACTGCAAAGTCTTTCTCCTCTACGGCTAAGGAACTGTTGAATGCTGTGGAGTTCAACAAACAGAGCAGTTCAAAATCATAGCACTATGTTGATTTCTTTGTttgaattaatatttgtttcaacACAATTAATTATCTTAAAGAACTCAGAATGTGATTTGTTGTTGTAGATAGCTTCTCTAAAAGTTTTATACTGACACTTTCGATGAGCTTTTCAAACTTTCTTTCCTACTTAAACCCAAAAATTCAACCTGTAAGCCCGCAAAAGGATAACTAACTTTGTAGAAAAGTCTATTCGACTATTCACCAATCGATAGAGAGGAAAGATAGAGTTTGAAGCAAACACAGTGATACCATATCTCATAAAACTAGAAACAAAGTTCAAAGCTAAATCCAAAGTTATGATGAGGAGTTGAAGTAAGAGATGTGAATTAAATCCCAGTTAACAACATAAAAGAGGGGAAAACATAGAAATAGAGTAAAACTATTCTTCTCCCTAACACTAGTAGAGCTAACACATAAGAAGAGAAGATACTCCATTAAACAAACAGCTGCTGATCCATCTCTtaatcatcatcttcctcctgTAACAACataaatcaagaaaaaaaattcaacaatagtataagaagaagagaatggagggaatttttttaaaaatcgtagtagaagaagaaacaaacctCATCACTAGCAGCATCATTCTCATCGTTGACTTCAGACTTGGACTTGTCAGAGTCATCATCTCCAGCTGTACTCGTTCCATTAGCcttgcaaaaaaaataaaaaaaaatatcgagATTTTACATTTGTTGTCCAACAGTagaagaaaatgacaaaaaaaaagtaaaagaaaatacCAATTTCATGTTGTATTTTTGCATAGTCTTGGCGTATTCAGTCTTTTTGGTCTCAGCCTTTTCTACATAAGGAGCTTTATCCTGTttcatttgattttgaaaattttaaaaacaaaaacaattgaGAGTAGTAACCAGATCTAAAGGTATTTAAAACTCACATCAGCAGTCATGGATTTCCATTTGGCTCCAGCAGCTTTACCAACctttacacatatatatattcaataagAACCATATATATGCTGCTGCTATATAGTTTGTTAGTGGTTGTAGATAGATCTCAGATTACTACTACTACTTACAGCTCCGACGGATTTGTTGTTAGGGTTAGCTACATTGAACTCCTTCCGGAATCCCTCCCTTAATTCGTTCATCGATAGCAATAATCAGCAACAACACTGTTAAATAATCAATTAAGGAGAAAATCGATT
It encodes:
- the LOC108855047 gene encoding high mobility group B protein 4: MKGGETKAQAKSTDERLKTRGKKAGKKVKDPNKPKRPPSAFFVFLEGFRKEFNVANPNNKSVGAVGKAAGAKWKSMTADDKAPYVEKAETKKTEYAKTMQKYNMKLANGTSTAGDDDSDKSKSEVNDENDAASDEEEDDD